A region of the Dysgonomonas mossii genome:
GCCTAAGTTTTCGAATAGAGGGGCAAAAGCTTTACGCGTCATTACCGAAAAACGGTCTTGAGGATACTTTGCTGCAACAGAAAAAATGACAGGTACAAGAATTGCAACATCCCCAAACGAGGAAGTGCGTATTACTAATACTTTAGCCATAATTGCAAAATTAGTGTTAGGTTATTTTGATTCTTTTCCATATAAAACAGGATTAAGAGCAGGGTCGTTATACATTTTCATTTGCTTGTATACCTTCATATACTTGTTTCCTGCTTCTATGTCCTCTAATAATTCTTCAATAGCTGTGGATAAATCTTCACGCTGGGCTAACAGTATATCTAATTTTTTAGAAACCTGTTCGTGATGATTTGCATCCGAATCTTTTCTGTCTACCTCTTGCTGCATGTGATATATTTTGAGAGCAAGTATCGATAAACGGTCGATAGCCCATGCCGGGCTTTCTGTATTGATACGGGCATTTGGTTGTATCTTTATGTCTTTATATTTATCAAGGAAATAGCTGTCGATTAATTCAACCAAGTCAGTTCTGTCCTGATTAGACGTATCTATTCTTCTCTTTATTTTTAGAGCTTCTGTTGGGTTTATTTCAGGGTCGCGAATAATGTCTTCCAGATGCCATTGAACTGTATCAATCCAATTTTTCAGGTACAGGAAATACTCGATACTTTTTTCTTCAAACGGGTTGTTTATTGGAGTATCAACATGATCTGCCTTATGGTAATCATTTATTACTTGCACAAAAATGGAATTACTTAATTCGGTAAAAGTCATGATCTAGATTTTTAGTATTACTTATTTATTAATTTATTTTTTACTCGCCCACGTTTCCCTATCCAAATTTCGGTAATTTATTGCTTCTGCCAAATGTTTTGAATGAATTTTTTCAGAATTATCTAGATCCGCAATGGTTCGAGACACTTTTAGTATCCGATCGTATGCTCTTGCTGATAAATTGAATCGATCCATTGCTGTTTTTAATAATTGCAATCCCTCGTTATCGGGTGAAGCATATTTAGCGAGCATTTTGGGTGTCATCTGAGCATTACAGTAGATGCCTTCTTCATTCTCGAAGCGTTTCCTTTGGTGTTCTCTAGCAACAATTACCCGCTCTCGAATAACGTTGCTTGCTTCAGCAGGTGTTTTATCCGATATCTTTTCAAATGGAACTGGTACTATTTCTATATGGATATCTACCCGGTCGAGTAATGGCCCCGATATCTTATTCAGATATTTTTGTACTGCTCCATTGGGGCAAACACATTCTTTTTCGGGATGATTGTAGTATCCGCATGGGCACGGATTCATCGAAGAAATCAGCATAAAGCTTGCAGGATACTCCACTGTAAACTTTGAGCGTGATATGGTTATTCTTCTATCTTCAAGCGGCTGTCTCATTACTTCGAGCACACTCCGGCTGAACTCGGGCAATTCGTCAAGAAATAATACTCCGTTGTGAGCCAAACTTATTTCCCCCGGCTGAGGATATGCCCCGCCTCCAACCAGTGCTACATCAGAAATTGTATGATGTGGACTGCGGAACGGACGTTGAGCCATCAGTGCTGTTTCTGTGCCTATTTTTCCGGCTACGCTGTGTATCTTTGTTGTTTCAAGGGCTTCATGCAGGGTGAATGGTGGTAGGATGGAAGGCATTCGTTTAGCCATCATCGATTTCCCTGCACCGGGAGGACCGATCATAATGAGGTTGTGACCTCCTGCTGCGGCAACTTCCAATGCTCGCTTTACGTTTTCTTGTCCTTTTACGTCCGAGAAGTCGAAATCGAATAATTGTTGGGCATTATAGAACTCGGTGCGAGTATCTACGATTGTTTTTTTCAGATCGTGATCTCCATTAAAGAAGTTCACTACCTCTTTGATGTTGTCTACACCATATACCTCGAGATTATTTACAACTGCTGCCTCCCGTGCATTCTTATTCGGCAGTATAATTCCTTTAAATCCCATTGTTCGAGCCATTATGGCTATCGGTAAAACACCTTTAATGGGGAGTATGCTACCATCGAGAGAAAGTTCTCCCATTATTATGTATTCTTCAAGTTTGTCCGGCTTCACACTGTCTGATGCCGCTAATATTCCTATAGCTAAAGGCAGATCGTAAGCTGTGCCTTCCTTGCGTATGTCGGCAGGAGACATGTTTATGACAACTTGTTGTCTTGGGAATTTGTATCCGTTTACTTGCAATGCCGAAATAATACGTTCATGACTCTCCTTCACTGATGCATCAGGCAGTCCAACCAGCATGAACTTAATTCCCTTCGAGCAGTTAACTTCTATGGTGATAAGTGTAGCCTCTATTCCTTGAACAGCAGCTCCAAAAATTTTGACCAACATCTATTGTATTGTATATAGTAGTAAAGTTGTACTTTTATTAGTACTACACAAATATAAGGAAAAAAAAGGAATCCTTAAGTGTTAACGACTATTTGCCGGAATCAACCAGCTCATCCATCTTTTTTATTAAAGCGGTAACGGGGAAATCTCTGTCGGTTATATTACCCGAAGGCGATATAAGTACATTGTATGGTATCTCGCGTATATAATAAGTATCGAATTCCTTTGCAGACCATCCGCCTTTTACGGGTATGATAGTCCATTTTACAGAATCTGTGAAACTCTTTGATATAGGTTCATCTTCTATATCTTTGATTATGGATATGAATTCGATATTCTTTTTCTGTTTCTTCAATTCGTTATAAACCTTTAGGGCATCCTTTTTTTCTAACTTGCACACTTCACAAGTTGTAGAAGCAAATGTTAATAGCACATATTTCCCTTTAAAGTCGGACAGCTGTACATTTTTTCCATTTGCATCTTTCAGGTTGAAAACAGGTGCGATTGCTCCTACCGATGATCTTTTTACTTTATCTCTAAATTGTTTTAGGTCGGCAGTTAGCTGGAAGTCAACCGCTTTTCCTTTTAGTAAAGCAAGATTTTCATCGAGGCGGGGAATAGATGATTCGTCTTTGAAAAATGTGTTGATTAACATCACGCTTGCTATCTTTTCCGGATTTGTTTTTATATAGTTAGCCGCAATGTTAGATAATTCGAAGTTTATATTCTTTAATTCTACTACGTAGTCTTTAACTTTGAGCGTA
Encoded here:
- a CDS encoding redoxin domain-containing protein translates to MSIYNALRYIGIVTLCATVMISCDKKATSKYEISGKLENLTGNYFLMSHEVGDSVVIDTIPINAKGEFSFKGAVDTLTEMSLYFNQNTKSTYILVNKGWDVELKGDALYPDLINVKGGDVNDDLTTFKNQNKELLKNRADILIAADRKNSDNNDTLKVKDYVVELKNINFELSNIAANYIKTNPEKIASVMLINTFFKDESSIPRLDENLALLKGKAVDFQLTADLKQFRDKVKRSSVGAIAPVFNLKDANGKNVQLSDFKGKYVLLTFASTTCEVCKLEKKDALKVYNELKKQKKNIEFISIIKDIEDEPISKSFTDSVKWTIIPVKGGWSAKEFDTYYIREIPYNVLISPSGNITDRDFPVTALIKKMDELVDSGK
- a CDS encoding DUF4254 domain-containing protein, translating into MTFTELSNSIFVQVINDYHKADHVDTPINNPFEEKSIEYFLYLKNWIDTVQWHLEDIIRDPEINPTEALKIKRRIDTSNQDRTDLVELIDSYFLDKYKDIKIQPNARINTESPAWAIDRLSILALKIYHMQQEVDRKDSDANHHEQVSKKLDILLAQREDLSTAIEELLEDIEAGNKYMKVYKQMKMYNDPALNPVLYGKESK
- a CDS encoding YifB family Mg chelatase-like AAA ATPase; this translates as MLVKIFGAAVQGIEATLITIEVNCSKGIKFMLVGLPDASVKESHERIISALQVNGYKFPRQQVVINMSPADIRKEGTAYDLPLAIGILAASDSVKPDKLEEYIIMGELSLDGSILPIKGVLPIAIMARTMGFKGIILPNKNAREAAVVNNLEVYGVDNIKEVVNFFNGDHDLKKTIVDTRTEFYNAQQLFDFDFSDVKGQENVKRALEVAAAGGHNLIMIGPPGAGKSMMAKRMPSILPPFTLHEALETTKIHSVAGKIGTETALMAQRPFRSPHHTISDVALVGGGAYPQPGEISLAHNGVLFLDELPEFSRSVLEVMRQPLEDRRITISRSKFTVEYPASFMLISSMNPCPCGYYNHPEKECVCPNGAVQKYLNKISGPLLDRVDIHIEIVPVPFEKISDKTPAEASNVIRERVIVAREHQRKRFENEEGIYCNAQMTPKMLAKYASPDNEGLQLLKTAMDRFNLSARAYDRILKVSRTIADLDNSEKIHSKHLAEAINYRNLDRETWASKK